In Rutidosis leptorrhynchoides isolate AG116_Rl617_1_P2 chromosome 2, CSIRO_AGI_Rlap_v1, whole genome shotgun sequence, one genomic interval encodes:
- the LOC139892945 gene encoding RNA-binding KH domain-containing protein RCF3-like: MMDRSRSKRYYYDQDYDHMETLNPRVRPRYNNNNNNNYNGGGGGHHYGPHNNHHQRRNMGGAGAGGRKPQDPSSLMVTTSYRILCNDTKAGSVIGKSGCIIKAIRQHTGAWINVHELVPGDEERIIEISDTRRRDPDGRMPNFSPAQEALLLINERILESDGGGIGGGGYGGYGGGEDDEDMYGVRGGLNGANRLVSRIVVSRMHVGCLLGKGGRIIEQMRMETKTLIRVLPRDHTIPRCVDMSEEIVQVVGDMVSVKNAIEIISSRLRESQHRDRNHFHGRLQSPDRFFSPEEDFMHHPNNITRRPSMDGPNYGSRVSGGLNNSRSFNNGPRPSGFVNDTGASPMSENAQSQNAEDLVFRILCPNNKVDSITGQSDGFMDLLQNEIGVNVKVSDLVAGSDEQIVIISSEEGPDDELFPAQEALLHVQTRILDLVPEKDNIITTRLLLTVGEIGCLDGRDGFLSETKKTTGADIQILPRENLPQFVSVNDELVQIVGEIKAAREALVEVTLRLRSYMFQGFFQKDTQPAPFHAPSPVGSASNMEAASSNNVSARETYTGNDTTVASNQSVQTTPPVLPAKSVGGLNNETLNQTENGSREDAPSTVNRRPVQLVTRSILEVVIPDYAVPKLITKSRNKLAQISQLSGANVKLVDTSSEATEHIIQISGTQEQAERAQSLLQGFILSTQEDA; the protein is encoded by the exons ATGATGGATCGATCAAGATCAAAACGATACTATTACGATCAGGATTACGATCACAtggaaaccctaaaccctagagtAAGACCAcgttataataacaacaataataataattacaacggCGGCGGTGGTGGTCATCATTACGGTCCGCATAACAACCACCACCAGCGCCGGAACATGGGCGGCGCCGGCGCCGGTGGCCGGAAACCACAGGATCCGTCATCACTTATGGTTACTACTAGCTATAGGATCTTATGTAATGATACAAAAGCTGGAAGTGTAATTGGGAAATCAGGTTGTATAATTAAAGCTATTAGACAACATACTGGTGCTTGGATTAATGTTCATGAATTAGTACCTGGTGACGAGGAGCGAATTATCGAGATTTCGGATACTCGAAGACGAGATCCGGACGGTAGGATGCCTAATTTTAGTCCTGCACAGGAAGCATTGCTTTTGATAAATGAGAGGATATTGGAGAGTGATGGTGGTGGGATTGGGGGTGGTGGTTATGGTGGATATGGTGGtggtgaagatgatgaagataTGTATGGTGTAAGAGGGGGTTTAAATGGTGCTAATAGATTGGTGTCTAGGATTGTGGTTTCTAGGATGCATGTAGGGTGTTTACTTGGAAAAGGTGGGAGGATTATTGAACAAATGAGGATGGAAACTAAAACTCTTATTAGGGTTTTGCCCAGAGATCATACTATTCCTCGGTGTGTCGATATGTCTGAGGAAATTGTTCAG GTTGTTGGTGATATGGTTTCAGTGAAGAATGCAATAGAGATTATTTCCTCACGATTGAGGGAGAGTCAGCATCGGGATCGTAACCATTTTCATGGACGATTACAATCACCTGATCGGTTCTTTTCTCCTGAAGAGGATTTTATGCATCACCCAAATAACATAACTCGTCGACCATCAATGGATGGGCCTAATTATGGGTCAAGAGTATCTGGTGGTTTAAACAATTCCAGGAGCTTTAATAATGGCCCACGTCCATCTGGTTTTGTTAATGATACTGGTGCTAGTCCTATGTCTGAGAATGCGCAGTCCCAAAATGCAGAAGATCTTGTTTTTCGGATACTATGTCCAAACAATAAGGTTGATAGCATTACTGGGCAATCAGATGGATTTATGGATTTGCTCCAAAATGAAATTGGTGTAAACGTCAAGGTTTCTGATCTCGTGGCTGGATCAGATGAGCAGATCGTCATCATCTCTTCAGAAGAG GGTCCTGATGATGAGCTGTTCCCTGCTCAAGAAGCTTTATTGCATGTACAGACACGAATTCTGGATCTTGTTCCAGAGaaagataatattattactactcgtCTTCTTCTCACTGTTGGTGAAATTGGATGTTTAGATGGAAGAGACGGTTTTTTATCCGAGACCAAAAAAACGACCGGTGCAGACATTCAGATTCTGCCCAGGGAAAATCTCCCTCAATTTGTATCAGTTAATGATGAACTTGTACAG ATCGTTGGAGAGATAAAGGCTGCTAGAGAAGCACTTGTGGAGGTGACATTAAGACTACGCAGTTATATGTTTCAAGGGTTTTTTCAAAAGGATACTCAACCCGCCCCTTTTCATGCACCGAGCCCTGTGGGAAGTGCTTCAAATATGGAGGCAGCTTCTAGCAACAATGTATCTGCACGGGAAACGTATACAGGAAATGATACTACTGTTGCGTCCAATCAGAGCGTACAAACCACACCGCCCGTACTTCCAGCAAAG AGTGTTGGGGGATTGAACAACGAAACTTTAAATCAAACTGAAAATGGAAGTCGTGAAGATGCACCAAGTACAGTGAACAG GAGACCTGTGCAACTTGTAACAAGGAGTATACTGGAAGTTGTCATACCAGATTATGCTGTTCCTAAGCTCATTACAAAGTCTAGAAATAAGCTTGCTCAGATTAGCCAA CTTTCGGGAGCCAATGTTAAGCTGGTTGATACAAGCAGTGAAGCAACAGAGCATATCATCCAAATATCTGGTACCCAGGAGCAAGCAGAAAGAGCCCAGAGCTTGCTTCAAGGATTTATTTTGAGCA CCCAAGAAGATGCATAA